CTTTTTTCATACTATAGACCGATATTCCGTCGTTTTTGCATTATTTTCTTAAAATAGGGGTATAATAAGTAATCTACATTTTTAAGGGGGTAATCGATATGAAAATTGCTGTGATTGGCGCTGCTGGTAAAGCAGGAAAGCATATTTTACGTGAGGCAATGATGCGTAATCATGATGCTACAGCTATCGTAAAAAATCAATCAAACCTACAAGTGACCGATGCTACGGTTATTGAAAGTGATTTATTTCATTTAACTAAAGCACAGATTGAGCCATTTGATGTACTTGTAAACGCCTTTGCCCCGCCACCTGGGGAAGAACATTTACATGTGACAGCTGGCCAACATCTAATTTCCTTATTAGAAGGCACAACAAAAAAATTATTTGTCATTGGTAGCTCTGGCTGCCTATTTATCAATAAAGAAAAAACAAAACGCTTCATGGATAGCGACCGATACCCAGAAGAATTTCTTCCTAATGCTAAAGCACAATTACAAAACTTACAGGATTTGGAACAATCCTCGATTCATTGGACGTTTGTCATTCCTTCTGCCATGTTCGATTCAGATGGTCCGCGCACAGGGCATTATATTACCGGTAAGGAAAAGCTTTTAGTTAACTCGCAATATAACAGCTATATTAGCTATGCTGACTTTGCGGTTGCGTTATTAGACGAAATCGAAAACAACGATCACAACAACATTAGCTTCACCGTTGCATCAGAAAATGTAACATCCGCTTCTTAATAACAAAAGCACAGGAATTTTACGTGATGTAAAATTCCTGTGCTTTTTCATTTAAACAGCTTTTACGTTAACAGTACTAAACTGACGCCCATAACCGCCATACCTAAGACTAAGCCATAAATCGATGAATGTGCTTCATCGTATTTTTTTGCTGCTGGTAATAGTTCATCGATTGAAATGAACACCATAATCCCTGCAACCCCAGCAAAAATCACGCCAAACATCGTATCTGTCATAAACTGCATTAAAACGAAATACGCAATAATTGCGCCAAGTGGTTCGGATAATCCTGAAGCAAATGACCATTTAAACGCCTTCATACGCTTGCCTGTTGCATAAAAAATTGGAATGGCTACTGCGATACCTTCTGGGATGTTGTGGATTGCTACGGCAATAGCAATCGCTATCCCGACGTTCGGGTCCTGTATGACCGACATAAACGTTGCAATACCTTCTGGGAAGTTGTGAATTGCAATTGCCAGTGCTGTAAATAAGCCCATTTTCATTAAGCGCTCGGCTTCAATTTCATCTTGCCCTAATGCTTGTGCTCGTTGTACATCTTCCACAGATTTTACTTCATGTGGGTTATTTCCTTTTGGAATAAAACGGTCAATCACAGCAATTAAAAGCATCCCGCCAAAGAAGCCCGCTAATGTGAGCCAATACCCTTTTGTATCGCCATGCACATTCACTAGCGCATCCTTTGCCTTCACAAAAATTTCAACGAGCGATACATAAATCATGACCCCTGCTGAAAATCCTAATGCCATCGATAAAAACTTTTTATTTGTGCGCGTCGTAAAGAAAGCAATTAAACTACCAATCCCAGTAGCTAGACCGGCAAATAGTGTTAAACCTAATGCTAATAATACATTATCGTCCATATGATTCTCCTTCTTCATTTTACTAATTAGTCTGATTATAATAGAAAAGTTTCCTAACCACAACTTTTTTCAATAAGGTAACATCTTATGTTACAAACCAACTTTCAGAATAAAAAAAGAATTCCTTAAACTTTAGGAATTCTCTCGGTTAAATTTACGCTCTCGTAACTCATACCATACCACACAAATGATTAACCATGTATAGCCTAAGCTCCAACCAGCTAAAACATCGGTTGCAAAATGGCGACTTTCTGCAATACGTGACAAACCGATGAAACAAGCTAACACAGCTGCGGCAACCCATACACCTGTTATTTTCTTATGCTGCGTCGTTACTTTTGAAAATAAGTACGCAAGCATAAATAAATAGAGGACACCCATTTGTGAATGACCAGAGGGGAAACTATACGATGTTAGTTGCTCGGTAATTTCAGGACGTGGGCGTTCAACAAACGCTTTAATCCCCTGATTAATTGCTGTGCCTCCCGCCATCGTTAATACGACAAAAAACAAGGCACGATAATTGTGCTCGCGTATCCATAAATAGAAAAATACAATGACTGTCACGATCACAACAAAAACCGTTTCGCCTATATAATGAAATAGTCCAATAAATTCATTGCCTCGTAACACAGAAGCGACTCGCTCATCAAACGCTATAAACCTTGGTGTTGTATAATTAAATGCTATGACTAAAAAAATAGTAAGTGTCACAAGCGCTAATGGGTACGCCCACTTTTTCAATTTCAGTTCCTTCTTTCTTCTCACAATTATAAATATCTTACCATACAAGAGAATAAAAGCGTTAAAGCGCCCATCAAGCCCCGATCAGTCAAAACGCCACATCATGTGGCATGATCGTCTCGATTCACGTCGTGTAAGCCTCAGACATTGGAGAGCGCGACCCAAAAGTAAACGCTTCACCACTTTTGCGTAGAGGGCTGGCGCTTTAGCCTGGACGTAGAAAAAACTTTATAAAAAGTAACGCAATGCGATCATCTATAATTTCCTACAAAACAAAAAAACTACTTCTCCTAATACGTAGGGAAAAGTAGTTTAACATATATTTATTCTACAACTGTATAGTTGCCGTGTTCCATTGAAATGACGAACTCTGGCTTCGGTGGTTTGCCGCCATGTTCTTTAATTTTCGCCTTGTGACCGGCAATATGCTCTGGGCTCTTCTCCCAAGCTTTCCATGCATCTTCTGATTCCCAACGAATAATCATGACTACTTCCTCTTCACCACGGCGAACATTTTTAACTAATAGCTCCCGACCGATAAAGCCTTCGCGTTGCTCTAATTTAGATGGTCCTTGATCCGGCTTTTTGCGGAAACGCTCTAAAATTTTATCCGCATTGCCTTCTGTTACTGTCCACTTACGAATTTGTACGAACATCCCTATTCTCTCCTTTTAAAAAAGCATGCCTCAAGGTTGAGACATGCTCTGTATTTTGAAATTATTTTAATTCGTTTAAGATTTCATCTAATTTGTCAGACTCAGTTGTTACACCGTTAGAAGAGAAGTACCAGTTTACGCCATCAAGGTAAACAATTTTGCCTTCTTTGTAAGCACGAGTTTGTTTGATGATGTCATTTTCGATGTCAGCTTTGATTGTATCTACATCAGAGGCTGTACGGTCAATAACTAATAATACTTCAGGATCTACAGATAGGATTGACTCATAAGAGAAGTCAGAACCATGTGAAGATGCTTTGATATCAGTCGTAGATGGTACGAAACCAAAGTCATTGTACACGTAAGCGAAACGAGAATCTGCACCGTTATCGAAACCAGAGATTTTCTTGTCGTTATACATTGCTACTAAAGCATTTTCGTAGCCAGCAGCTTTTTCTTTCACTTGGTCAACTTTTGCTTGTAAGTTTGCTTTTAACTCTTCCGCTTTTTCTTCTTTACCGAAGATTTTAGCTGCTAAGTCTACTGTTTCAAATACGCCGTCAACATAGTTTTCGTTGTCAGAACCGATGAATACTACGTTTGGTGTGATTTCTTTTAATTCTTCATAGAATGCAGATTGACGACCAGAGATGAAGATTGCATCTGGGTTAGCAGCTGCTACTTTTTCGAAGTCGATTGCTTTTAATGTACCTACGTCTGCCACTGAATCAGTTACGTATTTTTCTTTAATGTGCGTTGGGATATTCCCTTTACCACCGTTTGCAGCGATACCAACGATCCCTTCAACGCCTAATGCATCAAGTGTATCTAAGAAACCATAGTCGAATACGATAATGTTTTTTGGTGCTTCTTCAAATGTTACGTCACCGAAAGTGATTGACTTACCGTCTTCTGTTTCACTTCCAGCTGATAAAGAAGACACTGTCATTGGGAATGCTGGTGCTTCCGATGCTGCAGTTTCTTTGCTATCTGTTGAAGCTTGCTCTGTAGCCGCTTGATCGTTTGTACCTTCTGTTTTTGATTCTTCATCTGAACCACATGCTGCTAACATTAATGTTAATGCTGCTGCCGTTAAAAATTTCCACTTTTTCATATCTACTATTTCCTCCTAATTGATATCACTTAACGATAGTGATAATCGTTTTCATTTGACTAACGTTAGTCTAAAACAACTGGATAAGGTTGTCAACATTTTTCATGAAATTAATAGTCATTCTCATTTACTTTCAGAAAATAAATGTATAAGCGAGAAGAACTTATACATTTATTTACAATTAGCTATGTGAATTAAAGTAAACGCAAATACGGCAACCATCTTGTTCTTGAACAGGGATATGCATGTCGTATACATCACGTAATGACTCTGACGTAATGATTTCGTTCGTTGGCCCATCCTTTACAAGACGACCATCTTTTAAGGCTACAATACGATCTGAATACACGGACGCAAAGTTAATGTCATGCAGTACAATAACAACGGTTTTTCCTAGCTCATCTACAAGCTTACGTAGAATTTTCATAATTTGAACCGAGTGCTTCATATCTAAGTTATTTAACGGCTCATCTAGTAAAATGTACTCCGTATCTTGTGCAATCACCATCGAAATGAACGCACGCTGCTTTTGACCACCTGATAATTCATCTAAAAACTTATCTTGCATATCACCAAGGGTCATATACTCAATCGCACGATCAATATGTGCTTCATCATCTGGCGTTAAACGCCCCTTTGAATATGGATAACGACCAAATGATACTAATTCACGCACCGTTAAACGCACATTTAAGTGGTTTGACTGACGTAAAATGGCAACACGTTTTGCAAAATCATTGGATTTCATTTTTTTGACGTTATTTTGATCTAATAATACTTCGCCTGTATCAGCATCCATTAAACGACTTACCATCGATAACAGTGTTGATTTACCTGCACCGTTTGGACCGATAAATGATGTAATGGCTTTTGGCTCAATCTTTAATGTTACATTTTCTACAACTGGTTTTTTGCCAAAGCTTTTAGAAAGCCCTTTTATTTCGATCATGCTGCTTTCCTACTTTCCTTCAGTATTAGATAAATAAAGTACAGCCCACCAACAAAGTTAATGATTACACTGATTGTTGTACTTAACTCAAAGACATGCAGTACAAGGAACTGCCCACCGACAAGTGCAATAATACTAATTAAACTCGCACCCGCAATTAATACGGAGTGCTTATAGGTTGCGAAATATTGATATGCTAAGTTCGATACGATTAACCCTAAAAACGTAATCGGACCAACTAAAGCAGTGGATGTTGCAATTAATATAGAAGACAAAATTAATACTTTTAACACGATATTATCATAGTTCACACCTAGATTCATGGCGTTCTCACGCCCTAAAGACATGACATCTAAATCACGCAATAAACGATAACCATAAATAAATGATGCCATTAAAATAACAAGTGCCACTAATAAAAGTTCCGTTTTCACGTTCATGAAGCTCGCAAATAAACGAGATTGCAATGCTTCATATTCCACTGGATCAATGATGACCTGTAGAAACGTCACAAAGCTTCCGAGTAAAGTTCCGATAATCATCCCAGCAAGTAACAGTAAGAAAATCGGATGCTTGTCTGCACGGAATAAGAAACGATATAAAATCAGTGCAAAGATCACCATCGCCACGATGGATAAACCGAAGTTTAAATAACGGCTTACTACGAAAATCGATGCCGAGCCTGCAAAGAAGAAAATGACCGTTTGTACCACTTCGTACATAGAATCTACACCCATCATAGACGGTGTGAGTAGTCGGTTATGCGTTACGGTTTGGAACGTAACGGTCGCATAAGCAATCGCTGTACCCGTAATCATCATGGCCAGCACACGCTCTACACGCTTTGGAAAGGCATAGCTAAAGCCGCCTTGAATATTATATAAACAGAACAGTAATATACAAATTATTGCGATCACTGCTAACACAATAAGCTTCGTACTATTTTTTCGCATATGCTTTCCCCCTAAATAACATGACTAAGAAGATCGCACTGCCGATTACAGCAACGGTCGTATTCACTGGAATTTCAAATGGATACACAATAATACGGCTAATAATGTCACAGAATAATAGGAACGCGGCCCCTAAGAAAATCGTATGTGGAATTGTTTTACGTAAATTGTCGCCCATATATAACGAAACTAAGTTCGGCACGATTAATCCTAAGAACGGAATAATCCCGACCGTTAATACAACGGTTGTAGAAATAAGCGCGACGAGCACTAAGCCTAGATTTAACACCGTACGATAGCTTAGCCCTAAATTTTTGGCGAAATCTTCACCCATGCCGGCAACCGTAAATTTATTCGCATATAAATACGCTAATAAAATGGCAGGCACTGCTACGTATAGTAACTCGTAACGTCCTGAAACAACAAGCGTAAAGCTTCCTAAGAAGAATGTATCCACGCTTTGCATGACATCGGCTTCATACGCAATAAACGTAGAAATCGCGCCGATAATATTACCGTACATAATCCCAATTAACGGCACAAAAATAACGTCCTTGAATTTAATACTTTCAAGAAGACGCATGAAAATCATCATACCAATTAAAGCAAAAGCAAAACTAAATAGGATTTTCTCCATATAGCCTACACTTGTAAAAAACACCATTGATACAACAATCCCTAGCTTCGCTGCGTCAAGCGTACCTGAAGTTGTCGGTGATACAAACTTGTTACGACTTAAGCTTTGCATAATTAAACCTGAAATCCCCATCCCTGCCCCAGCAAGTAAAATCGCCATTAATCGCGGCACTCGACTCATTAAGAAAATTTGTGTCTTATCTGAATCCCAGTCCAATAAATCAGACGGCTTAATGTCGATTGCTCCGATAAATAGTGATACAAAGGACAAGATGATGGTTGCTACAACAAGCATCCAAAGTCTCATTTTATTCTCCCACTATTCTCTATAGTTTATCTATCATCATATTCTCAATGAAAATGAGAATCACTTTCTTTCATTATTATATAATTGCTAATAATGAAAATCAAATGCCCTTTAAATAACTGGAAATTCATTAGGGAATAAATGAAGGGAATTTCGTTTTTCTTAGCATTATTCTTTTTTAATAGAGTGAAACGATGTATTTTATATTTAATTGAAAATAAAAATGACTACGTAATTTTCATACGTAGTCACGTTCTTTTATAGCGAGAAAACACGCTTGTTTACTGTGTATTTTCCCAGTGCCTTACGATTCACCTCATAACCTAAGCCAGGGGTTGTCGGTACAGTAATATAGCCATTCTGAACTGTTACTTCCGGTGTGATCAGATCCTCATCCCAGTAGCGGCTTGATGCTGCGGTATCGCCAGGCATCGTGAAGTTCACAAGACTTGTTAGTGCGACGTTTTGCGCTCGGCCAATCCCTGCTTCAAGCATACCCCCACACCAGACTGGGATATTGTTTTGCGCGCAGTAATCGTGAATGCGCTTTGCTTCGCTAATGCCCCCAACACGGGCAATTTTAATATTGACCACACCACACCCACCAACTTCAATCGCTTTACGCGCATCGTCTAGTGACGTAATGCTTTCATCTAGGCAAATTGGTGTTTTGATATGCTTTTGAAGCTTAGCGTGATCGAGAAAATCATCATAAGCGAGTGGTTGCTCAATCATCATTAAATTAAATTCATCGAGCTGCTTCAACAATTCTAGATCCTCTAATGTATACGAAGAATTAGCGTCTGCCATAAGTGGTATATCAGGAAACGCTTTTCGAATCGTACGTAGTAGCTCGATGTCTTTACCTGGCTTAATTTTTACTTTAATGCGCTTGTAACCTTCCTCTAAAAAGCGTTGAATCGTCGTAATTAATGCTGCATCTGTCGGTTGTAAGCCGATGCTAATCCCGACCTCGATTTTTTGTTGTGTTCCACCAAGTGCTTCTGCTAACGATTGCCTTTGCTGTTGGGCATAAATATCCCACACAGCCCCTTCAATCGATGCTTTCGCCATTTGGTTGCGGCGAATCGGGCTGAACAGTTCAAATACTTCATTAGGATGCGCGATTTCTTTTCCTAACAATGTAGGTATTAAAAAATCCTCCAGCATATGTAACGATGTTTTGAACGTTTCCTCTGTATATGAAGGTTCCTCAAACGCAACCCCTTCTCCCCAGCCGATTACACCGTTTTCATCTTTTGCCTCGAGCACAATGAACTTCTTATTTTGCATTGTACCTAAGCTTGTCGTAAAAGGGTTTTTCATTTTCATTTCAACTTCATATAAGACAACTTCAACTAATTTCATCCCATGCTCCTATTACAGAGCAAATAGCGAGCGCTTTACAAGTAAATAATGGCTAATGTGTTCATCCTTTTTAAGTAGATGAATGATTTTATAGCCTTGTTCAAACATTTCTTGTAACACATGGCGTGTTTTATAGCGCCAATCCTCGGCTAATGCTGGGCTTTCGACTTTGATTTTTTGGAAGTTTGTTGGAATCGGTAATAAGTACGCATCCTGAATCAATGCCTCACCTTTACGGAATGACTGCTCCGGATCGAGTGTCGGTAATCCAAGGATATTCGTTGTCCAGTCCACGACGGGTTTTGCTTCTTCGATGAGTTCATCCACTTTCGCATCCCAGCGCAAATAATCATTATCCACTAATTGCCATTCCACATACAGTCGATCCGTTGGTAACGCTCGGTTGAATGGGTCTTCCATCTCACCATAGCAGTTTTCAATATACGTATCACTATAACCACGCAATTTCGAGAAATTTAAAAAGCCGCTACGTGCTTCAAGTGGGTCGAATGTCCAGCGACAATTGCGATAGCCGCGCTCACTTGCAAGGTCTTTTAAATAGATTTTTAAAAGCTCGCCAACCCCTTTTTCACGGTAGTTACGCTTGATGCCAATCATATGCGAGTATAAATAAACCCCTTTGTCCATATAGCCCGGACAACTATAATTAAATCCGATTAATTCATCTTGTAAATACGCACCTAATACAATCCCACCATTACGAATTGCCGCAATCGTTTGATGTACTGGAATGCTTCCAACCGCCCAAATGTCATGCTCCAACTTACGTGCCTCTTCTATTTGCTCAATTGTAGTTAGTTCTTTGATCGTCACTGATTCTAACATACTTTTCATCCTCCCCTGTAGTTACTTTTTGTAAAGCTAAATTCACAGCTCTTGCCAATATTTGAGCTCCCGTCATAAGTCGCTTTACATTAAACGTCATATCCGGATGATGTAACCCTGGGAATAAACCACAGCCCAGTCCTAGCATTGATGCTTTAAGGTCGGGACATTTCACAGCATAGTAATGAAAATCCTCGCCTCCTGGAGTATGAACTGCAGCATTTAAAGCTTGTGGCCCTACCTCATCACAAATCGCCTGTGCTAAAATGCGCTCTGCCTCTGGATGTACTTCAGCAGCCACAAGATTTATCTTTTCCGTCAGATGAATTTTGACGTCATGTAACAGGGCAATATGTTCGATACGTTTTAAAATTTGCTCAGTAATGCTTTCCATCACATCGTTTCGTTGCGCGCGGATATCGATTGCAAACGTTGCTTTTCCTGGAATGACATTCGTTGCATCCCCACCTGCATGAAAGCTGGTCACTTTATATGAAGCCGGGACCATGGGATCGTGGTGAATAAGTGACAGTTCCTGAATAATCGCACCGCCGACTTCTATGGAATTATTACCCAAATGCGGACGCGCTGCATGGGCGTCTTCCCCAACGATTTCCCCTGTAAATGAACGCGACGCCCCATGGAATAAGGCAGGTGCATAAAAACCATCCTGTACCTCTTGTACCGGGCGTACATGTACGCTAAATAAATAGTGCAACTGATCAACAATGCCATGCTCAATTACTTTTAATGCACCCCCTCCCTTTTCTTCAGCTGGCTGGAAAATAATACGGACCGCACCACTTACCTGCACCTGTTCTTTTAATAATAAAATCGTACCAAGTGCCATCGTCATATGTCCATCATGCCCACAGGAATGATTCGCACACATCACCCCATCTACTTCTTGCCACAACGCATCCATATCTGCACGTAAACCAACACGAGGAATCCCTTGCCCTATATCTACATAAAGACCTGTACATCCCTTAAAGCGCACTGGTGACAAGCCTAGTCTTTCTAAAAAGTGTACTAAATAATCGGTCGTTTCATGCTCCTGCCAGCTAACTTCAGGATGCTCATGTAAATAATTAAAAATCGATAATAATTGCTGTGATAATGCTTCTGACTGTTTCATAGGCGGCAACGCTTCCTTCCAGCAACGGCTATAGATAAATTTTCTTAATTTTCTTTAAATTTATTATATACTACTTCCTAACTTTCAAGTAGTCTTGTTTCTATTATTCCTTTCGTACAAAAAGAAAAACCCCTATTTATAGAGTTTTATCTATAAATAGAGGTTTTTGTCTTATTTAATACCGCGCATTGCTTTAGTAATGATTGGTGAAATGAATAGGATGATAATACCGATCACGATTGATAAACCACCTAATACACCGAAGTACATTGTTTCTGAAACATGTTCGTAAACACGAACAAGCTGAGCGTTAATCGCTTGTGCAGCTGCTGATGCTAAGAACCAAAGTGCCATTGTTTGACCTGCGAAAGCAGCAGGCGCTAATTTTGTTGTAGCAGATAAACCAACTGGTGATAGTAATAATTCACCTAATACTAACAAGAAGATTGAAAATACTACCCATAATGGATTTACTAATGTACCTTCTGGTGTTAAAAGAATAGCAGCGATCATTACGAAGAATGAAACACCTGCAAAGAATAATGAATACGCAAATTTACGCGGTGTTGATGGTCCTGTTTCCCCTAATTTTGTCCACATTAACGCAAATAACGGTGCGATCATGATGATGAATAATGGGTTAAACGATTGGAACCATGCTGCTGGAATTTCAAAGCCCCATAATGTTAAGTTCGTACGTGTATC
The sequence above is a segment of the Solibacillus sp. FSL H8-0523 genome. Coding sequences within it:
- a CDS encoding NAD(P)H-binding protein, with the protein product MKIAVIGAAGKAGKHILREAMMRNHDATAIVKNQSNLQVTDATVIESDLFHLTKAQIEPFDVLVNAFAPPPGEEHLHVTAGQHLISLLEGTTKKLFVIGSSGCLFINKEKTKRFMDSDRYPEEFLPNAKAQLQNLQDLEQSSIHWTFVIPSAMFDSDGPRTGHYITGKEKLLVNSQYNSYISYADFAVALLDEIENNDHNNISFTVASENVTSAS
- the zupT gene encoding zinc transporter ZupT, producing the protein MDDNVLLALGLTLFAGLATGIGSLIAFFTTRTNKKFLSMALGFSAGVMIYVSLVEIFVKAKDALVNVHGDTKGYWLTLAGFFGGMLLIAVIDRFIPKGNNPHEVKSVEDVQRAQALGQDEIEAERLMKMGLFTALAIAIHNFPEGIATFMSVIQDPNVGIAIAIAVAIHNIPEGIAVAIPIFYATGKRMKAFKWSFASGLSEPLGAIIAYFVLMQFMTDTMFGVIFAGVAGIMVFISIDELLPAAKKYDEAHSSIYGLVLGMAVMGVSLVLLT
- a CDS encoding phosphatase PAP2 family protein, with the translated sequence MKKWAYPLALVTLTIFLVIAFNYTTPRFIAFDERVASVLRGNEFIGLFHYIGETVFVVIVTVIVFFYLWIREHNYRALFFVVLTMAGGTAINQGIKAFVERPRPEITEQLTSYSFPSGHSQMGVLYLFMLAYLFSKVTTQHKKITGVWVAAAVLACFIGLSRIAESRHFATDVLAGWSLGYTWLIICVVWYELRERKFNRENS
- a CDS encoding antibiotic biosynthesis monooxygenase, whose amino-acid sequence is MFVQIRKWTVTEGNADKILERFRKKPDQGPSKLEQREGFIGRELLVKNVRRGEEEVVMIIRWESEDAWKAWEKSPEHIAGHKAKIKEHGGKPPKPEFVISMEHGNYTVVE
- a CDS encoding siderophore ABC transporter substrate-binding protein codes for the protein MKKWKFLTAAALTLMLAACGSDEESKTEGTNDQAATEQASTDSKETAASEAPAFPMTVSSLSAGSETEDGKSITFGDVTFEEAPKNIIVFDYGFLDTLDALGVEGIVGIAANGGKGNIPTHIKEKYVTDSVADVGTLKAIDFEKVAAANPDAIFISGRQSAFYEELKEITPNVVFIGSDNENYVDGVFETVDLAAKIFGKEEKAEELKANLQAKVDQVKEKAAGYENALVAMYNDKKISGFDNGADSRFAYVYNDFGFVPSTTDIKASSHGSDFSYESILSVDPEVLLVIDRTASDVDTIKADIENDIIKQTRAYKEGKIVYLDGVNWYFSSNGVTTESDKLDEILNELK
- a CDS encoding ATP-binding cassette domain-containing protein, which produces MIEIKGLSKSFGKKPVVENVTLKIEPKAITSFIGPNGAGKSTLLSMVSRLMDADTGEVLLDQNNVKKMKSNDFAKRVAILRQSNHLNVRLTVRELVSFGRYPYSKGRLTPDDEAHIDRAIEYMTLGDMQDKFLDELSGGQKQRAFISMVIAQDTEYILLDEPLNNLDMKHSVQIMKILRKLVDELGKTVVIVLHDINFASVYSDRIVALKDGRLVKDGPTNEIITSESLRDVYDMHIPVQEQDGCRICVYFNSHS
- a CDS encoding iron chelate uptake ABC transporter family permease subunit, yielding MRKNSTKLIVLAVIAIICILLFCLYNIQGGFSYAFPKRVERVLAMMITGTAIAYATVTFQTVTHNRLLTPSMMGVDSMYEVVQTVIFFFAGSASIFVVSRYLNFGLSIVAMVIFALILYRFLFRADKHPIFLLLLAGMIIGTLLGSFVTFLQVIIDPVEYEALQSRLFASFMNVKTELLLVALVILMASFIYGYRLLRDLDVMSLGRENAMNLGVNYDNIVLKVLILSSILIATSTALVGPITFLGLIVSNLAYQYFATYKHSVLIAGASLISIIALVGGQFLVLHVFELSTTISVIINFVGGLYFIYLILKESRKAA
- a CDS encoding ABC transporter permease, giving the protein MRLWMLVVATIILSFVSLFIGAIDIKPSDLLDWDSDKTQIFLMSRVPRLMAILLAGAGMGISGLIMQSLSRNKFVSPTTSGTLDAAKLGIVVSMVFFTSVGYMEKILFSFAFALIGMMIFMRLLESIKFKDVIFVPLIGIMYGNIIGAISTFIAYEADVMQSVDTFFLGSFTLVVSGRYELLYVAVPAILLAYLYANKFTVAGMGEDFAKNLGLSYRTVLNLGLVLVALISTTVVLTVGIIPFLGLIVPNLVSLYMGDNLRKTIPHTIFLGAAFLLFCDIISRIIVYPFEIPVNTTVAVIGSAIFLVMLFRGKAYAKK
- the menC gene encoding o-succinylbenzoate synthase, whose amino-acid sequence is MKLVEVVLYEVEMKMKNPFTTSLGTMQNKKFIVLEAKDENGVIGWGEGVAFEEPSYTEETFKTSLHMLEDFLIPTLLGKEIAHPNEVFELFSPIRRNQMAKASIEGAVWDIYAQQQRQSLAEALGGTQQKIEVGISIGLQPTDAALITTIQRFLEEGYKRIKVKIKPGKDIELLRTIRKAFPDIPLMADANSSYTLEDLELLKQLDEFNLMMIEQPLAYDDFLDHAKLQKHIKTPICLDESITSLDDARKAIEVGGCGVVNIKIARVGGISEAKRIHDYCAQNNIPVWCGGMLEAGIGRAQNVALTSLVNFTMPGDTAASSRYWDEDLITPEVTVQNGYITVPTTPGLGYEVNRKALGKYTVNKRVFSL
- a CDS encoding GNAT family N-acetyltransferase: MLESVTIKELTTIEQIEEARKLEHDIWAVGSIPVHQTIAAIRNGGIVLGAYLQDELIGFNYSCPGYMDKGVYLYSHMIGIKRNYREKGVGELLKIYLKDLASERGYRNCRWTFDPLEARSGFLNFSKLRGYSDTYIENCYGEMEDPFNRALPTDRLYVEWQLVDNDYLRWDAKVDELIEEAKPVVDWTTNILGLPTLDPEQSFRKGEALIQDAYLLPIPTNFQKIKVESPALAEDWRYKTRHVLQEMFEQGYKIIHLLKKDEHISHYLLVKRSLFAL
- a CDS encoding M20 peptidase aminoacylase family protein: MKQSEALSQQLLSIFNYLHEHPEVSWQEHETTDYLVHFLERLGLSPVRFKGCTGLYVDIGQGIPRVGLRADMDALWQEVDGVMCANHSCGHDGHMTMALGTILLLKEQVQVSGAVRIIFQPAEEKGGGALKVIEHGIVDQLHYLFSVHVRPVQEVQDGFYAPALFHGASRSFTGEIVGEDAHAARPHLGNNSIEVGGAIIQELSLIHHDPMVPASYKVTSFHAGGDATNVIPGKATFAIDIRAQRNDVMESITEQILKRIEHIALLHDVKIHLTEKINLVAAEVHPEAERILAQAICDEVGPQALNAAVHTPGGEDFHYYAVKCPDLKASMLGLGCGLFPGLHHPDMTFNVKRLMTGAQILARAVNLALQKVTTGEDEKYVRISDDQRTNYN